The following are encoded in a window of Patescibacteria group bacterium genomic DNA:
- a CDS encoding Mur ligase family protein, translated as MLEQIKAARNIHVVGVSGTEGAAIAAFLLSLSVSFVAHDFSEEKFFLRNFNTNHFGYLASRRAKLLKKVLANQQVCFQKNYLDGIEKADLIFVSQNWEAYSPNQKLKAIFEKNPSIFATITQLYFQLFPGKILAVTGTNGKSTTTKLIAEIMLSGRQSSKRVDTSRQTVDKKSGKIYFTGNDRRNIQILDQLRNWRKTDWLVVEVSNRQLKFPLGRAPEIGVITNVSPNHLNEYIGGFSAYKSGKLQLIAEQKKGDIAVLNYDNIVTKSFIKKARALAKPFSTKTKLSTGVYIDDAWIVEKRSAVHLPTGRQARQTKICPLDKIKVLGEHNLANILAAVAATRSAGVSAKVICAAIAKFRGIPQRLEVVLKRNGVKFINDSASTTPESTIAALESFPKASVRLIAGGESKGMDYATLAREIKRQKTRVVLLESPLAEILGPRLRKEKISFTLVKTLQEAVKISAQNAVKGDAVLLSPAAAWFCYFTGKIPLGGRGFEQFVKTLA; from the coding sequence ATGCTTGAGCAAATCAAGGCTGCGAGGAACATTCATGTCGTCGGCGTGAGCGGCACCGAGGGCGCTGCGATCGCCGCCTTTTTGCTAAGTCTCAGCGTCAGTTTTGTCGCGCACGACTTCAGCGAAGAAAAATTTTTTTTGCGTAACTTTAATACCAATCATTTTGGCTATTTGGCTTCTAGGAGAGCCAAATTACTTAAGAAAGTCTTGGCAAACCAGCAAGTTTGCTTCCAAAAAAACTACCTCGACGGTATTGAAAAAGCCGATTTGATTTTCGTCTCCCAGAATTGGGAAGCCTACTCCCCCAACCAAAAACTAAAAGCTATTTTCGAAAAAAATCCAAGTATTTTTGCGACCATCACCCAGCTTTATTTTCAACTTTTTCCTGGCAAAATTCTCGCCGTGACCGGTACGAATGGCAAGTCGACAACCACCAAGCTGATTGCTGAAATTATGTTGTCTGGTAGACAATCAAGCAAACGAGTAGACACCAGTAGACAAACAGTAGACAAAAAGTCTGGCAAAATTTACTTCACGGGAAACGATCGGCGCAATATCCAAATTCTGGATCAACTAAGAAATTGGCGCAAAACTGACTGGCTCGTGGTCGAAGTTTCGAACCGCCAACTTAAATTCCCGCTTGGTCGCGCACCGGAAATTGGCGTAATCACGAATGTCAGTCCGAACCATTTGAATGAATATATAGGCGGATTTTCAGCTTACAAAAGCGGTAAGCTCCAATTAATCGCCGAACAGAAAAAAGGGGATATTGCCGTCTTAAATTATGACAATATAGTCACGAAAAGCTTTATTAAGAAAGCGCGAGCACTGGCAAAACCATTCTCGACAAAAACCAAACTGTCTACTGGTGTCTACATCGACGATGCTTGGATTGTCGAAAAGCGCTCTGCTGTCCACCTGCCTACCGGCAGGCAGGCTCGACAAACTAAAATTTGTCCACTCGACAAAATCAAAGTTCTCGGCGAGCACAATTTAGCGAATATCTTGGCAGCGGTCGCTGCGACGCGCTCTGCCGGGGTTAGCGCGAAAGTAATTTGTGCGGCGATTGCCAAATTTCGCGGAATTCCTCAGCGACTTGAAGTCGTACTTAAGAGAAATGGTGTGAAGTTTATCAATGATTCCGCCTCGACCACGCCCGAATCGACCATTGCCGCGCTAGAAAGCTTCCCGAAAGCTAGTGTCCGGCTGATCGCAGGCGGGGAGTCAAAAGGCATGGACTACGCGACATTGGCGCGCGAAATCAAACGCCAAAAAACGCGTGTTGTTTTGCTCGAAAGTCCACTCGCCGAAATTTTAGGACCGAGACTACGCAAGGAGAAAATTTCTTTCACGCTGGTCAAAACCTTGCAGGAAGCCGTCAAGATTTCAGCTCAAAATGCGGTAAAAGGCGACGCTGTGCTGCTTTCTCCCGCCGCGGCTTGGTTTTGCTATTTCACTGGCAAAATCCCACTCGGCGGACGCGGATTCGAGCAATTCGTGAAAACCCTCGCGTAA
- a CDS encoding PLP-dependent lyase/thiolase, whose amino-acid sequence MNLILNVNQNFDDFCDRERHDLWRYAKLLGKLKNTSQIGSGQTEFTPLKKVGEWLVKREDCSITGSHKFRALAFQLSCLLAEKIDRAVLSSSGNAAIAAAKILPHCANLKLFTFLSRRTPPEKLAALEFSENFVPILSDRPLRMAKYATKHFKLKDLRPSQDRNAVVGFRSLGFEIFEQNPKIENIFSFATSFASVHGMAEAFDTLVKLGALAKAPRIFAVVSSGQLAGELSGRIVDKSLCRVDKKIVEWTRVDNSRQLVDTQILTGLSAGRQVDISDEEISAAQAKFNSVETSNEGFASLAAAEKIKPGGQTLVILTGRKWKDGKVDLTRFEKADNFAEVDRILTPHG is encoded by the coding sequence ATGAATTTAATTTTGAATGTCAACCAAAATTTTGACGATTTTTGCGACCGCGAGCGACACGATCTTTGGCGCTACGCGAAACTGCTCGGCAAACTGAAAAATACGAGCCAAATTGGCTCGGGACAAACTGAATTCACGCCACTTAAAAAAGTCGGGGAATGGCTTGTTAAACGCGAAGATTGCAGCATAACAGGCTCGCATAAGTTTCGCGCGCTCGCTTTTCAATTGAGCTGTCTGCTCGCTGAAAAAATCGACCGCGCTGTTCTCTCAAGTTCGGGAAATGCCGCGATTGCGGCAGCCAAAATCTTGCCACACTGCGCTAATTTAAAACTTTTTACATTTCTGTCGAGACGAACACCGCCGGAAAAATTAGCTGCGCTCGAATTTTCTGAAAATTTCGTGCCAATTCTCTCCGACCGCCCCCTACGCATGGCTAAATATGCGACAAAACACTTTAAATTAAAAGATTTGCGTCCGTCGCAAGATCGGAATGCCGTCGTCGGCTTCCGCTCGCTTGGCTTCGAAATTTTTGAGCAAAACCCCAAAATCGAGAACATTTTCAGTTTCGCGACCAGCTTCGCAAGTGTGCACGGCATGGCTGAAGCGTTCGATACCTTGGTGAAGCTTGGCGCACTCGCGAAAGCACCGCGAATTTTCGCAGTCGTCTCGAGTGGACAGCTGGCCGGCGAATTGAGTGGACGCATAGTGGACAAGAGTCTTTGTCGAGTCGACAAAAAAATTGTCGAGTGGACACGAGTAGACAACAGTAGACAGCTAGTAGACACCCAAATTTTGACGGGCCTGTCTGCCGGTAGGCAGGTGGACATCTCGGATGAAGAGATTTCGGCAGCTCAGGCAAAATTCAATTCGGTCGAAACATCGAATGAGGGCTTCGCGAGTCTCGCTGCCGCGGAGAAAATAAAACCTGGCGGGCAAACGCTCGTAATTTTGACCGGACGGAAATGGAAAGATGGAAAGGTTGATTTGACGCGTTTTGAAAAAGCTGACAATTTTGCGGAAGTTGATAGAATACTTACTCCACATGGATAA
- a CDS encoding lysine biosynthesis protein LysW — translation MITIICPDCESEIEHEPLEAGEVVECENCGCEILITSLDPLKYEPVDEEK, via the coding sequence ATGATAACGATTATTTGTCCCGATTGCGAGTCTGAAATTGAGCACGAACCTCTCGAAGCTGGCGAGGTTGTCGAGTGCGAAAATTGTGGCTGCGAAATACTGATTACATCGCTCGATCCGCTCAAGTACGAGCCGGTCGATGAAGAAAAATAA
- a CDS encoding epoxyqueuosine reductase QueH, with product MTKLLLHSCCAPCLTHPLTELQKDFEVVLFFYNPNIQPRAEYDMRLAEAKKYCQGKCEILEGDYDPEVWFEKIKGFENEPERGARCRICYEMRLAKTAELAAKSGFQFFATTLSISPHKNADWLNEIGRELSSKYGVEFLESNWKKCDGFKKSLELSAAAELKRQNYCGCVFSRKMINEKPGE from the coding sequence ATGACTAAACTCCTCCTCCACTCCTGCTGCGCACCCTGCCTCACTCACCCACTCACAGAGCTGCAGAAAGATTTTGAGGTCGTTTTATTTTTTTACAATCCGAATATTCAACCCCGCGCAGAATACGACATGCGGCTTGCAGAAGCGAAAAAGTATTGCCAGGGTAAGTGCGAAATTTTGGAGGGCGATTACGATCCCGAAGTTTGGTTTGAGAAAATTAAAGGATTCGAAAACGAGCCCGAGCGTGGCGCGCGTTGCCGCATTTGCTACGAAATGCGACTTGCCAAAACAGCCGAGCTTGCGGCAAAATCGGGTTTCCAGTTTTTCGCGACGACGCTCTCGATCTCCCCACACAAAAATGCAGACTGGTTAAATGAGATTGGTCGAGAATTGTCAAGCAAATACGGCGTCGAATTCCTCGAATCCAACTGGAAAAAGTGTGACGGCTTCAAAAAGTCACTCGAACTCTCTGCCGCCGCTGAGCTGAAAAGACAAAATTATTGTGGCTGCGTCTTCAGCCGGAAGATGATCAATGAAAAACCTGGCGAGTAG
- a CDS encoding NlpC/P60 family protein, which yields MSRQNHSPISSKMLGGQKFFWARPTRPVVDIFRKPVDNFERLSEAAKTRNRQTQTTLAGPAFQVLGQENTWSLIQLADGAFGWLPNSSLKRVRNLNYWAKIKPAPREKLVEIKASGKAKVRKILAEFADIPYLWGGTTRSGVDCSAFSQRLCWQLGKILLPRNSREQKKCGRSVQSTKIKDLDLLFFVHSKTDRHHVAVYWDGEVWHFCLDKQGLTSESLESIKKRYNHVATRRIFKFKHA from the coding sequence ATGAGTAGACAAAATCACTCCCCTATCTCGTCGAAAATGTTGGGTGGACAAAAGTTTTTTTGGGCGCGTCCGACTAGACCAGTAGTCGACATTTTTCGTAAGCCTGTGGATAACTTCGAGCGACTTTCTGAAGCTGCCAAAACCCGTAATCGCCAAACCCAAACCACTCTCGCTGGTCCGGCTTTCCAGGTCCTAGGACAAGAGAATACTTGGAGCCTGATTCAGCTTGCCGACGGCGCGTTCGGCTGGCTGCCAAATTCAAGCCTCAAACGCGTAAGAAACTTAAATTATTGGGCAAAAATAAAACCAGCGCCACGCGAAAAGCTAGTCGAAATCAAAGCCTCCGGCAAAGCAAAAGTTCGCAAAATTTTGGCTGAATTCGCAGACATCCCTTACCTCTGGGGCGGCACGACGCGAAGCGGCGTGGATTGCTCAGCTTTTAGTCAAAGATTGTGCTGGCAGCTTGGAAAAATTCTGCTCCCGCGCAACTCCCGCGAACAAAAAAAATGTGGGCGATCTGTCCAGTCGACAAAAATCAAAGATCTCGACCTGCTCTTTTTTGTCCACTCGAAGACTGATCGTCATCATGTCGCTGTCTACTGGGATGGCGAAGTTTGGCACTTCTGTCTAGACAAGCAAGGCCTGACCTCTGAATCACTGGAGTCAATTAAAAAAAGATATAATCATGTCGCCACGCGTCGAATTTTTAAATTCAAACATGCTTGA